One Desulfovibrionales bacterium genomic region harbors:
- a CDS encoding ferredoxin: protein MLCGKIFVTTMSKRLYIDPKECKACGACEEICPEVFRVDEDLGYAQILDLETYPEDKINEAIVACPGRCIDWDESKDDEYFCQKYREPIKTKPPACPHPLDYCQFRSSCPVHFLEKEGG from the coding sequence ATGCTCTGCGGTAAAATTTTTGTTACCACCATGTCGAAACGTCTTTACATAGACCCGAAGGAATGTAAGGCCTGCGGCGCATGTGAGGAGATATGTCCGGAGGTCTTCAGGGTCGATGAGGATCTCGGGTATGCCCAGATACTGGATTTAGAGACGTATCCGGAAGACAAGATCAACGAGGCCATTGTTGCCTGCCCGGGCCGCTGCATTGACTGGGATGAATCAAAGGATGACGAATATTTTTGTCAGAAATACCGGGAACCCATCAAGACAAAGCCGCCGGCCTGTCCCCATCCTCTGGATTACTGCCAGTTCAGGTCTTCCTGCCCGGTGCATTTCTTAGAGAAGGAGGGGGGTTAG
- a CDS encoding DUF86 domain-containing protein, whose product MSQYLDDLLPYKDVTFETFMDRHYEIERILELLIMTASDIIFYLLSIRGEPAPVSYRTAFLRAGEIGIISEKLSKGLALGAGLRNILAHEYEEIDYNTLYKSIPTAIKDLSAFIEEISKGI is encoded by the coding sequence ATGTCGCAATACTTAGATGACCTGCTGCCTTATAAGGACGTGACTTTTGAGACCTTTATGGACAGGCATTACGAAATCGAACGCATACTTGAGCTGCTGATAATGACGGCCAGTGATATCATATTCTATCTGCTTTCCATCAGAGGGGAACCGGCCCCTGTATCATACCGAACGGCCTTTCTAAGGGCCGGAGAAATCGGGATAATCAGTGAAAAGTTGAGCAAAGGCCTCGCCTTGGGGGCTGGGCTCAGAAATATTCTGGCCCACGAATATGAAGAGATCGACTACAACACCCTCTATAAAAGCATCCCCACCGCCATTAAGGACCTTTCTGCATTTATAGAGGAGATTTCCAAAGGCATTTAG
- a CDS encoding nucleotidyltransferase domain-containing protein: protein MDKNRVEEICKANHIELLILFGSRAKTRPHPGSDFDLAIKPCREQAVDKLGLIYKLGELLNSDDIDLVILTPDTDPVLLRGIFTEGRCLYEDAAGLFEKEKLRAWKMYLDTERFRKYRREYVKRFIRKVKDVARSLE from the coding sequence ATGGATAAAAATAGAGTAGAAGAAATATGCAAGGCAAATCATATTGAACTTCTGATCCTTTTCGGATCACGGGCTAAAACGCGGCCGCATCCCGGCAGCGATTTTGATCTGGCCATTAAGCCCTGCCGGGAACAGGCGGTTGATAAGCTCGGCCTTATATACAAGCTTGGAGAACTATTGAATAGCGACGATATAGACCTAGTGATCCTTACGCCGGATACAGATCCTGTGCTCCTCCGGGGGATTTTTACGGAAGGCCGATGCCTGTATGAAGACGCCGCCGGCCTCTTTGAAAAGGAGAAGCTTAGGGCCTGGAAAATGTATCTGGATACCGAAAGGTTTCGAAAATATCGGCGTGAATACGTGAAAAGATTTATAAGAAAGGTCAAGGATGTCGCCCGAAGTCTTGAGTAA
- a CDS encoding ABC transporter substrate-binding protein — translation MKKSIRRFWGYKFWFVAAVLAGIAFVIPAAWAEDGVTDSEVVIGQCAALEGPAAGLGTGMNVGMKACLDEVNAKGGINGRKIKFIAGNDGYEPDKTVDCTLNMIENEKVFALAGYVGTPTGKAALPIVQEMKVPLVGLFTGAGLLRNPVSRYIINIRASYDDETEALVERITSDLGIKDIAVFYQDDAFGLAGLSGTEKALKKRGLKLAGTGTFARNTEAVKGGLAAVMAAKPGAVVMVGPYKPIAAFVKEAKAAGFNPVLATISFVGTENLIKESGDAANGIIISQVVPSPDDTSIPVVRDFQAALKKSFPNEAPSYVRLEGYVTARVLTTALEKAGAALTREGLIDTIESMSNTDIGGMSVSFSKDNHQGLNKVYMTQVGGGKAKPVAKVSK, via the coding sequence ATGAAGAAAAGTATCAGGAGGTTTTGGGGGTACAAATTCTGGTTTGTAGCGGCCGTGTTAGCCGGTATAGCTTTCGTCATACCGGCGGCCTGGGCCGAGGATGGGGTGACAGACAGCGAGGTGGTCATTGGACAGTGTGCGGCCCTGGAAGGCCCGGCAGCCGGGCTGGGGACGGGCATGAACGTGGGTATGAAGGCTTGTCTGGATGAGGTCAATGCCAAAGGCGGCATCAATGGACGCAAGATAAAGTTTATAGCCGGCAACGACGGTTATGAACCGGACAAGACCGTGGACTGCACCCTTAACATGATCGAAAACGAAAAGGTCTTTGCCCTGGCCGGCTATGTGGGGACGCCGACCGGCAAGGCCGCCCTGCCTATCGTACAGGAGATGAAGGTCCCCCTGGTGGGACTCTTTACCGGGGCCGGACTACTCCGGAACCCGGTCTCGCGGTATATCATTAATATCCGGGCCTCTTATGACGATGAGACCGAGGCCCTGGTGGAGAGGATAACCAGCGACCTGGGAATAAAGGACATAGCGGTATTTTACCAGGATGACGCCTTCGGGCTGGCCGGTCTGAGCGGGACGGAAAAGGCCCTTAAAAAACGCGGGTTGAAATTGGCTGGTACGGGGACTTTTGCCCGCAATACCGAAGCGGTCAAGGGAGGCCTGGCCGCCGTAATGGCGGCAAAGCCGGGGGCGGTGGTTATGGTCGGCCCCTATAAACCGATCGCAGCCTTTGTGAAAGAGGCCAAGGCCGCCGGGTTTAATCCGGTTCTGGCTACCATTTCGTTTGTCGGCACCGAGAATCTGATAAAGGAGTCAGGCGATGCGGCCAATGGGATCATTATCTCCCAGGTAGTCCCTTCACCGGATGACACCTCTATACCCGTAGTCCGGGATTTCCAGGCAGCGCTTAAAAAGTCCTTCCCCAATGAGGCGCCCTCCTATGTCAGATTAGAAGGGTATGTAACCGCCCGGGTGCTTACTACAGCTTTAGAAAAGGCCGGCGCGGCCCTTACCCGGGAAGGATTGATCGACACTATTGAGTCTATGTCCAATACGGACATCGGCGGTATGAGTGTATCTTTCAGCAAGGATAACCATCAGGGATTAAACAAGGTCTATATGACCCAGGTGGGTGGTGGAAAGGCCAAGCCGGTGGCCAAGGTGTCTAAATAG
- a CDS encoding endonuclease domain-containing protein, whose translation MLPYDKQLKPLSQQLRKHMTAAKNLLWSKLRRKQLKGYQFYRQKTIGKYIVDFYCPKAHLVIELDGSQHYSEIGKEKDSIRDDVLTKMGIKVLRFSDREIFKNIDGLMEEIWSHLL comes from the coding sequence ATGCTTCCTTATGATAAACAGCTAAAGCCGTTATCCCAACAGCTGAGGAAACATATGACGGCTGCGAAAAATCTGCTTTGGTCGAAACTGAGACGGAAGCAGTTGAAAGGGTATCAATTTTATCGGCAAAAGACTATCGGAAAGTACATTGTCGATTTTTACTGTCCCAAGGCACATCTGGTGATAGAGCTTGATGGCAGTCAACATTATTCTGAAATCGGAAAAGAAAAAGACAGCATACGAGATGATGTTCTCACAAAGATGGGGATTAAGGTTCTCAGATTTTCAGATAGGGAGATATTTAAAAACATCGATGGCCTTATGGAAGAAATTTGGAGTCATTTATTATGA